A genome region from Bradyrhizobium commune includes the following:
- a CDS encoding peroxiredoxin-like family protein, with the protein MSKTLSEQLEEFLAGWMQRVPAERRAVMERHIAHLSDVGLGKLAKQVGDRAPPISLPGVDGKPFDVAALLAKGPVVVTFYRGGWCPYCNLELRAYQNLLPQIAAAGASLVAISPEKPDDTLTTVEKNALTFPVLSDVGQAVGKAFGLVYTFTDELKWAYEAFGLDIPAKNGAPGEWSLPLSATYVIGTDGIILFADTGVDYRRRTEPLDVLTVLQRSAEAAE; encoded by the coding sequence ATGAGCAAGACACTTTCCGAACAGCTCGAGGAATTCCTGGCCGGCTGGATGCAGCGTGTCCCTGCAGAGCGTCGGGCGGTCATGGAACGCCACATCGCGCATCTGTCCGATGTCGGCCTCGGCAAGCTGGCCAAACAGGTCGGCGACCGGGCGCCTCCGATCAGCCTGCCGGGAGTCGATGGCAAGCCGTTCGACGTCGCGGCGCTGTTGGCGAAAGGCCCGGTTGTCGTGACGTTCTACCGCGGCGGATGGTGCCCTTACTGCAATCTCGAGCTGAGGGCCTATCAGAACCTGCTGCCGCAGATCGCGGCTGCCGGCGCGAGCCTGGTCGCGATCAGCCCGGAAAAGCCCGACGATACCCTCACGACCGTCGAGAAGAACGCTCTGACCTTTCCTGTGCTGAGCGATGTCGGCCAGGCGGTCGGGAAGGCGTTTGGCCTGGTCTACACCTTCACCGACGAGTTGAAGTGGGCATATGAAGCGTTCGGTCTCGACATCCCGGCCAAGAACGGCGCTCCGGGCGAGTGGTCGCTTCCACTGTCAGCGACTTATGTCATCGGAACGGACGGCATCATCCTGTTCGCCGATACGGGGGTGGATTATCGTCGTCGGACCGAGCCGTTGGACGTCCTGACGGTGCTTCAGCGGTCGGCGGAAGCAGCCGAATAG
- the fcl gene encoding GDP-L-fucose synthase, which translates to MANAPFELKGKSVYVAGHRGMAGSAIARRLAREDVRLVTVDRREVDLCNQAAVFDWFAKVRPQVIFLAAAKVGGIVANNTLRAEFIYDNIAIAANVIQAAHQNGAEKLMFLGSSCIYPKLAQQPLREDSVLTGPLEPTNEPYAIAKIAGIKMVEAYRSQYGSDFVSVMPTNLYGPGDNYHPEFSHVVAALIRRFHEAKLSGAKSVVVWGTGTPRREFLYVDDMADACVHLMKTYSSAELINIGTGEDIAIAEFARVVADVVGYSGGISFDTTRPDGTPRKLLDVSRLTKLGWRATTSLHDGLKKAYAAYLTG; encoded by the coding sequence ATGGCAAACGCACCGTTTGAGCTGAAGGGCAAAAGCGTTTACGTCGCCGGCCATCGCGGCATGGCGGGCAGCGCGATTGCGCGCCGGCTGGCGCGCGAGGACGTCAGGCTCGTCACGGTGGACCGGCGCGAGGTCGATCTCTGCAACCAGGCCGCGGTGTTTGACTGGTTCGCGAAGGTGCGGCCGCAGGTCATCTTCCTCGCCGCCGCCAAGGTTGGCGGCATCGTCGCCAACAACACGCTGCGCGCGGAGTTCATCTACGACAACATCGCGATCGCGGCGAACGTGATCCAGGCCGCGCATCAGAACGGCGCCGAGAAGCTGATGTTCCTCGGCTCCTCCTGCATCTATCCGAAGCTGGCCCAGCAGCCCCTGCGCGAGGATTCCGTGCTGACCGGCCCGCTGGAGCCGACCAACGAGCCCTACGCGATTGCCAAGATCGCGGGCATCAAGATGGTGGAGGCTTATCGCAGCCAATATGGCAGCGACTTCGTCAGCGTGATGCCGACCAATCTCTACGGCCCCGGCGACAATTATCATCCCGAATTCAGCCATGTCGTCGCCGCACTGATCCGGCGCTTCCACGAGGCGAAGCTGTCAGGCGCGAAGAGCGTTGTGGTCTGGGGCACCGGCACGCCTCGGCGCGAGTTCCTCTATGTCGACGACATGGCGGATGCTTGCGTGCATCTGATGAAGACCTATTCGAGCGCCGAGCTGATCAATATCGGCACCGGCGAGGACATTGCGATTGCCGAGTTCGCGCGCGTGGTTGCCGACGTCGTCGGCTACAGCGGTGGGATCAGTTTCGACACGACGCGTCCCGACGGCACACCGCGAAAACTGCTCGACGTCAGCCGGCTGACCAAGCTTGGCTGGCGCGCGACGACGTCGCTTCACGACGGCCTGAAGAAAGCCTATGCGGCGTATCTGACCGGCTAG